A single genomic interval of Daucus carota subsp. sativus chromosome 1, DH1 v3.0, whole genome shotgun sequence harbors:
- the LOC108208088 gene encoding uncharacterized protein LOC108208088: MANKSAVSYVISDEQDGFVAVDFDLFDGHDDEIRDWEIVDDCSSIAEKSDDDVAFTGSGRSDVASECSSDEITVQDLKSLPEYSPEMFASQRQSITGDGDVVEYVPGGEVEEEEEDDNLCENGEDLHELFASEDSKPVADIIVGDRDLDSVESIQEMIIRERRLNYELPLIQPYRDYDYEYDYERQEEEVDYDLDDELVPYSAKVKLGRERMRKLGKRSCSKLVKSKRLTYNYNKAGCLRGKHGLGLKHSLI; the protein is encoded by the coding sequence ATGGCGAATAAATCTGCTGTGAGTTATGTGATCAGTGATGAACAAGATGGATTTGTAGCCGTTGATTTCGACTTGTTCGACGGTCACGATGACGAGATTCGCGACTGGGAGATCGTAGATGATTGCTCTTCGATCGCTGAGAAGAGTGATGACGATGTGGCTTTTACTGGTTCCGGACGGTCTGACGTGGCGTCGGAGTGTTCGTCCGATGAAATTACTGTTCAAGATTTGAAGTCGCTCCCGGAGTATTCGCCGGAGATGTTCGCCAGTCAACGTCAGTCAATCACCGGTGATGGTGACGTCGTCGAGTATGTACCAGGCGGTGAagtggaagaagaagaagaagacgaTAATTTGTGTGAAAACGGGGAAGATTTACACGAGTTATTCGCCAGCGAAGATTCGAAGCCTGTGGCGGATATCATCGTCGGTGATCGAGATTTGGACTCCGTCGAGTCGATTCAGGAGATGATCATCCGTGAACGTCGGTTGAATTATGAATTGCCTTTGATCCAACCGTACCGTGATTATGATTACGAGTATGATTACGAGAGGCAGGAAGAAGAAGTTGATTATGATCTGGATGATGAATTGGTCCCGTACAGTGCTAAAGTCAAATTAGGGCGTGAAAGAATGAGGAAATTGGGGAAAAGGTCATGTAGCAAGTTAGTGAAGTCGAAAAGGTTGACTTATAATTACAACAAGGCTGGCTGTCTCCGGGGAAAGCATGGGCTCGGATTGAAGCACAGTTTGATTTGA